The Sporosarcina luteola genome contains a region encoding:
- a CDS encoding single-stranded DNA-binding protein: MNNVSLVGRLTKDPDIKYTQSGVAVCNFTLAVNRPFKNANGENEADFIMVQVWRKAAENAANFLKKGSQAAVNGRINTRHYENDKGDRVYVTEVVADFVQFLDPKPQGQGNQQGQQNYQQPQGQGGFQQPPNPYAGNTNTHGQHANQYGSVGGSFEVKDEDLPF, translated from the coding sequence ATGAATAACGTGAGTTTGGTAGGTCGTCTGACGAAAGATCCAGATATCAAATATACGCAGAGTGGTGTAGCCGTGTGCAACTTCACGCTTGCAGTGAACCGTCCCTTTAAAAATGCCAATGGAGAAAATGAAGCGGATTTCATCATGGTCCAGGTCTGGAGGAAAGCCGCTGAAAATGCTGCGAACTTTCTTAAGAAGGGAAGTCAAGCTGCGGTGAATGGTCGCATTAATACTCGCCATTATGAAAATGACAAAGGAGATAGAGTGTACGTTACGGAGGTTGTTGCTGACTTTGTACAATTCCTTGACCCGAAACCTCAAGGACAGGGAAATCAGCAGGGACAGCAGAACTACCAGCAGCCACAAGGGCAGGGGGGCTTTCAACAGCCACCGAATCCCTATGCTGGTAACACGAACACTCACGGCCAACATGCCAATCAATATGGATCAGTCGGAGGTTCATTTGAAGTAAAGGATGAGGATCTGCCGTTCTGA
- a CDS encoding RecB family exonuclease: MIFSFSRLSLYETCQYRFYKKYIQGYEEPITYPLALGKGVHKAIEDKINGVNHSEAVLNGMIEADFHPEVTLEEMSDLVSRAPIQKNMGATEVHFKLPLSEDESAPMIQGYIDVVTADGSKIVDWKTNRSRYDVLDNHQVGLYAWVIRQMKNRSTVEGNLYFLRFREGSKFVFKQADMEKSRQWALAVANEINSKCEILDMLPEVAENLFLSTPSSNCRHCPFVLECYGKFSGNGNINHYTGLI, from the coding sequence ATGATATTCTCTTTTTCACGATTGAGCTTGTATGAAACTTGTCAGTACCGGTTTTATAAGAAATACATTCAGGGATATGAGGAACCAATTACTTACCCCCTAGCGTTGGGTAAGGGGGTTCATAAAGCAATTGAGGATAAAATCAATGGAGTTAATCATTCAGAAGCAGTTTTAAATGGAATGATTGAAGCAGATTTTCATCCAGAAGTTACATTGGAGGAGATGTCCGATTTAGTCAGCCGTGCTCCAATTCAAAAAAACATGGGGGCAACAGAGGTGCATTTTAAACTTCCGTTATCAGAAGATGAGTCAGCCCCGATGATTCAGGGATATATCGATGTGGTCACAGCAGATGGCAGTAAAATAGTGGACTGGAAAACAAACAGGAGTAGATACGATGTTCTAGATAATCACCAAGTCGGTCTCTATGCCTGGGTTATCCGACAAATGAAGAACCGATCAACGGTCGAAGGAAACTTGTACTTCCTCCGTTTTAGAGAAGGAAGCAAATTTGTTTTCAAACAAGCTGATATGGAAAAGTCTCGACAATGGGCTTTAGCAGTGGCTAACGAAATTAATTCAAAATGTGAAATTCTAGATATGTTGCCTGAAGTAGCGGAGAATTTATTTCTTTCCACACCTTCTAGTAATTGCCGTCATTGTCCATTTGTTCTCGAGTGTTATGGTAAGTTTAGCGGAAACGGAAACATAAACCATTACACCGGTCTAATATGA